The following nucleotide sequence is from Peribacillus sp. ACCC06369.
CTTTTTATTATGACCATTTTTCCTGTATAAACCATGAACTGAGTAATGATATGCAGATGATGGATATGCAGGTGGCGAATCAATATTTAGTATAAGGGATAAAAAATGAGCCGGCTATAACGGGAGAAGCATTTCCGTTAGGGCCGGCTCATTTTTTCCATCCTTAATTAATATCGTGGTCCTTGAACCATTTCTCGAAGGTTACCTCTTCATTAAAGCCAACGATCCGTTCTTGTTCTTGTCCATTTTTATAGTGAACGATGGTCGGAGTCTTTTTGATGCCATAATCGCTCCATCCTTGTTCAAATTCCTTAAGGTTGTATTGAACTAGGTCGATTCCCAACTTTTCTGCCAAAGGCGCAACGATTGGTGTGGTTTTTTGACAGTGCGTGCAAGTAGGACTATAGAAATAAACGGTCATATCTTTATTATCCTGGAGGTCCTGCTCCAATTCTTCCGGCAGTATCAAGTTTTGATAATTGGGATCATCCAGCTGATCGACAGTAGCGGGATGAAGCTTATCCTTCCCGTATGGATTTCCTTTTGATTTTTCTTCCTTTTTCATGTTTGTAAAAACGCCCAGCAGGACAAATATCGCGACGATTATCACTAAAAATATAGCCATTTTCTTCATTAAGCTGCAACCTCCTTGGATCTTGTCCATATGATGTAACTGCATATGAAAATAATGATGAATGCAGTCAAGGCTAGGAACGGGATGGTAATGAAACCAAATATGTTTATATATTGTCCTGTACATGGAACCCTTCCGCATGCAAGGGTGTGATCAGAAAAGAATGAAACCTTTTGTATCAAATAATGGTACGTGGAAATGAATGCACCGATAGCGGATAATATCATGGTATAAAAGCTGATCCAATAATCTTTTCGAATGATTGCAATTCCTAAAATGATTGTAAAAGGATACATGATGATCCGTTGATACCAACAGAGCGCACATGGTTCATATTGCTTGATTTCAGAAAAATATAAGCTTCCAAACATAGCAATGATGGAACCAGCCCAGGCTACAAATAATAAGTTTTCCACACTGCGTTTTGTATTGTTCATGGTTCCTCTTCCCCATCTCTTTTTGCTCTCATGAAAAGTATAGTATGTATGGACGGCGTCTGTAAAATATATATTCTTTTTAAGGGACATTCAGAATGGATTTTATCAATGCCTTGGGCAGGTTCAGGTGTTTTAATTTTTGAATAAGGGGTATAATTCTTATGGAAGAGATTAAAGGAGTCTGAGGAAAATGCCTAATTTGGACCTGCATAAATATGAAAAAATAATGGAAATACGTAATATGAGGCTAGGAGACATAGATGAAATAATTGCTTTGCAGTCGAGTTGCTTTCCTGGAATGGTTCCTTGGAAGCGAAATCAGCTTGAGAGCCATCTGGAAATTTTTCCGGAAGGACAGTTTGTAGCTGAATATGATGGAAAAGTGATTGGCTCATGTTCCAGCCTCATTATTAATTTTGACGAATATGATGATCGCCATACATGGGACGATGTAACAGATGGTGGGTACATCACTAACCATAATCCGGACGGTTATAATTTATATGGAATCGAGGTCATGGTCCATCCTAAATTCCGCAGGATGAAAATTGGTCAAAGACTATATGATTCTAGGAAAGAACTTGTTGCCCAATTGAATTTAAAAAGCATCATTATCGGAGGCAGGATCCCCAATTACCATAAACATGCGGAGGAACTGTTACCAAGGGAATATGTGAAAGAAGTGCAATTGCATAAAATATATGATCCGGTACTTTCGTTCCAGCTTTTAAATGGGTTCACGCTAATGAGGATCAACCCGAATTATTTGCCGGATGATCTGCAATCCAATAAGTATGCTACGCTCATGGAGTGGAATAACGTCGATTATCAGCCGAAAACAAAACGTTATTATAAAACATCTGAACCGGTACGGATTTGCGTCGTGCAATATATGCTGCGTAAAATCGATTCATTCGAAGACTTCGCTAACCAAGTCGAGTATTTCACCGACGTCGCTTCGGATGCTAATGCGGATTTTGCCGTATTCCCTGAATTGTTCACCACCCAGCTGATGTCTTTCCTAAATGAAAGATCACCAAGCTTGGCTGTACGGAAACTGTCCGACTTCACGGAGCAGTACATTGAATTATTTACCACTTTAGCTGTGAGGTATAACATAAATATCATCGGCGGATCCCATTTCGTAAAAGAAGATGATGACAACATCTATAATATCGCTTATTTATTCCGTCGTGACGGGACGATTGAAAAGCAATATAAAATTCACATTACACCGAATGAAAGAAAATGGTGGGGCATCAACGCAGGTGACCGCGTTCGTGTCTTTGATACAGACTGTGGAAAGATTGCCATACAAATTTGTTATGATATTGAGTTTCCGGAACTTGCCCGGATTGCTACCGACATGGGAGCCAAAATCATATTCACTCCATTTTGTACAGAAGACAGGCAAGGCTATCTGCGCGTTCGTTATTGTGCCCAGGCCCGTGCTGTGGAAAATCAAATCTATACAGTCATTTCCGGAACGGTCGGGAATCTTCCGCAAACGGAAAATATGGATATCCAATATGCTCAATCCGGAATTTTCGCTCCATCGGATTTCGAATTTGCACGTGACGGCATAGTCGGGGAAACCAGTCCGAACCTAGAGATGGTCCTGATTGGTGATGTTGATTTGGAAATCTTACGCCGGGAGCGGCAGTCCGGTACTGTAACGCAATTGAAAGATCGCCGCCATGATATTTACAAACTGCATTATCAAAAAGGCGAAAAATAAAGCGAAAAAAGGGCTCGTGATGTGAAGAACGCTGGATGCGGTTCTGTTCATTACGAGCCTTTACTTCATTTATTGGAATAAATGTGATAATTTTGTATATGTAAGCTGATACATAATAATTACAAATCAGGCGTTTGGGAGGAGATGTTGGAGATGAACTGGAAATCTTTATACACCACTTGGGCAGAGTACCATAATTTAAATGGGGAATTACGTGTCCTCCTTGAGGAAATGCAGCGGGATGAAGCAAAACTCGAAGATGCCTTTTATAAGAATTTAGAATTTGGAACAGGCGGAATGCGTGGGGAAATTGGAGTCGGAACGAACCGGATGAATCTTTATACTGTAAGGAAGGCAACGGTTGGGTTGGCTCATTTTATCTCATCGTTTGGGGAAGAGGCAAAAGGAAGAGGGGCCGTGATTGCTTATGATTCACGACATAAGTCCCCGGAGTTTGCACTCGAAGCAGCTAAAACCTTGGCAACTTTCGGGATAAAGGCTTATTTATTCGATGAATTGCGTCCGACACCAGAATTATCATTTGCGGTTCGCGAGCTTAATGCTTTTGCTGGAATCGTCATCACGGCAAGCCATAATCCGCCTGAATATAATGGTTACAAGGTTTATGGACCAGATGGGGCCCAATTGCCACCTGAAGGAGCGGATCAAGTGATCGGCTACGTGAATGCCATTGAAAGTGAGCTTGAAATTCAGATTGAAGAAGCAGAAGTCCTTAAAGGGCGGGGCCTCATTGAAATGATTGGGGAGGAATTGGATGCAGCGTATAACCGGGAGTTGCTCACAGTTCCCGAGAACCCACAGCTTGCCGAGGAAATTGATGTGTCAATCGTCTTTACACCTCTTCATGGAACGGCAAATAAATCCGTCAGAAGGGCACTGCAAAGCTTAGGGTATCAAAATGTGCATATCGTTAGGGAACAGGAACTTCCAGATCCGGATTTTTCGACTGTCAAGTCTCCAAATCCTGAGGAACCGGCTGCATTTGAAATGGCGATAGAGCTTGGAAACAAAGTGGAAGCCGACTTATTGATAGCAACGGATCCGGATGCCGATCGACTTGGGATTGCCGTGAAAAACGAGATGGGCCAATATGTTGTCCTGACTGGAAATCAAACAGGTGCCCTTTTCCTGGATTATTTACTGTCCCAGAAAAAAGAAAAAGGGAAGATTCCTGAAAATGGAGTCGTCTTAAAAACAATCGTCACATCAGAAATCGGTCGGACGATTGCGAAGTCGTATGGCTTGCAGACGGTTGATGTGCTTACCGGGTTTAAGTTCATCGCCGAGAAAATAAATCAATATGATGAAAGCGGGGAAAATAGCTTTCTGTTCGGATATGAAGAAAGCTACGGTTATCTGATAAAAGACTTTGCACGTGATAAGGATGCCATTCAAGCGGCAGTGCTGGCTGTCGAGGTCTGTGCTCATTATAAAAAACAGGGATTGACACTATATGAAGGGTTACTGAATGTGTTTGAAAAGTACGGCTTCTACTTGGAAGGATTGCGTTCATTAACTTTAAAGGGCATTGAGGGAGCGAAACAGATTCAAGGAATATTGAATGAATTCCGTCAAAATCCTCCTGCTCGAATAGCAGGCATCCCGGTAGTCGTTGAAGAAGATTATCAAAGCAGCAAAAAGCGTACATTACTTTCAAATGGTGAAGAACAGATCGAGCTTCCGAAATCAAACGTATTGAAGTATTTCCTTGAAGATGGTACATGGGTTTGCCTCCGTCCTTCAGGCACTGAACCAAAAATTAAATTCTATTTCGGTGTCCAAGGTGAATCAATGCAAGAAGCTGAGTCCAAGTTATCTGGAGTCATGACAGATTTCATGAGCAAGATTGAAGCATTAGTTTAAATGGATGAAAAGATAAACGAAAGACTTAGGTCTTTCGTTTTTTTCGGGTAAAGTGAATGAAAGTTGACTCTGGGAATTTCCAGTAGCATGAATAATCAAAATTCTAGGAATTTCCGTTTCAGTTTTGGTATACTGTATTGGCGAGTGATCTCGGAAAACATCGATTAATTATTGTATTTAGAGTGAACAGCATATAGGAATAATGGAGGTATATATTCATGAAATTAGTAATCATTAATGGTTCACCACGTAAACAAGGGCGTACAGGTATAGCCTCACGCTACATTTCCAAGAAATACGGAGCGGAACTTATTGATTTAAGCAATAGTGAGATCCCTTTATATTCAGGTGAAGGTGAGCAATATCAATTGGACGTGATTCAAGGTCTTCGCAAAAGCATCGGGGAAGCGGATGGCGTGATCCTGGCCACTCCGGAATATCACGGTTTAATGAGTGGAGCTTTGAAAAATGCCTTGGATTTTCTTAGCAATGAACAATTCACGCATAAGCCAGTCGCTTTATTAGCCGTCTCCGGCGGAGGAAAAGGCGGGATCAACGCCTTGAATTCCATGAGGACAGTGGGCCGCAGTCTGTATGCAAATGTGATTGCCAAACAACTGGTTTTGGATCCACATTGCTTCGATTATGAAAGTGATGGTTTATTTGAAGAATCTGCCGTACTTGTTGAAGGTTTAATTGAAGATCTTAAAATGTATGCAACTGCATATGCAACAATGAAAAAATAATGAAATGAGGGTCAGGTATTTAATACCTGACCCTTCCATATTTTTATAGGGTTTCACCAGCCAAAGTTAAATCCCCGAAAATCAATCTTCTTGTATAAATTTTCCCGTTTAGCAAAAACTATAGTTGATTTTAGCTTGGAAGTTCACTTAAATAATCACTTGTTTTTTCTGCCGCATGATCCAGATAACGAAGCAGAGCATACAACTGGGATTGAATGATTTGATAATCATGCTCAAACCGGTAAGCGTGCAAAAAATGTTCTATTTTTTTCGAAAGAAAGTGATCTTTCGTTCGAACCATCAATACTAACAAGCTGTCCCAATCGGAACGGTGTGTGTGAAACAATGCCTGATCATAATCCGCAATCCTCATGTAGTTCTCCCCCTTAATAAGGAGCTATTTGTATTTTGTTCAGATCGGACAGAATATCTCCTTACAATAAGTGGCGATGTATTTGGACCGCGGTTGTTGCTTTTTACCTGAATAAAAATAAAAGGTGAGTACATGAGAAAACTAATGGTAATTGGAATATTGGTCCTGCTTTTTTTTCCTGAAACCACACTGGCACAAGAAGTGTATTCCCCTGAACAGATGGAAATGGATCTTCAAGGGATCCAAAACAAGTATGAATTGGACGTTCAAATAATCGGACAAACAGAAAAGGGGAAAAATATAAAGGCAGTCAAGTTAGGAAAAGGAAAAAAAACGATTATGCTTGTTGGATCACATCATGGTCGGGAATGGCTCAGCTCCAAAATTCTGATGAGCATGCTTGAAGACTATGCAGCCGCCTATCGAGCGGGCAAACCTGTTGAAGGATATCCGTCAAGATCATTGGATGAAGTTAGCATCTGGTTTATCCCGATGCTGAATCCAGATGGAGTCAGCATCCAGCAAGGTGATTTATCAAACTTAAATATACTTGAAAAGGCAGCAGTATGGAAAATGAATCGATATAGCAAGAATTGGTCGCGATGGAAAGCTAATGCCAAAGGCATTGATTTAAATAGGCAGTATCCGGCTGGGTGGAAAGAAGTCATGAGTCATGAAACAAAGCCAACTTATCAATTTTATAAGGGCGAACAACCACTTGAAGCAGCTGAAGTGAAGGCGCTTGCGGAGTTCACAAGGGAAATCGATCCCCTTATTGCCGTTTCCTATCATACTTCAGGAAGGGAAATCTTTTGGCATTACAAAAATAAACGGGAAAATATGGCGAGGGATTATGGGATTGCCAAAAAAACTTCGGAATTGACTGGGTATGAACTGACCTTTCCGGAAAAGGAAGCGGTAGGAAGCGGATTTACGGATTGGTTCATAACGGAATTCAGCCGCCCGGGAATGACAATCGAACTTAGTTATTTAGTGGATGAAACCAATCCTCCATTGACTGTATTTCCTGAGGAATGGAAGAGGAATCGATT
It contains:
- a CDS encoding NADPH-dependent FMN reductase, which encodes MKLVIINGSPRKQGRTGIASRYISKKYGAELIDLSNSEIPLYSGEGEQYQLDVIQGLRKSIGEADGVILATPEYHGLMSGALKNALDFLSNEQFTHKPVALLAVSGGGKGGINALNSMRTVGRSLYANVIAKQLVLDPHCFDYESDGLFEESAVLVEGLIEDLKMYATAYATMKK
- a CDS encoding YhdB family protein translates to MRIADYDQALFHTHRSDWDSLLVLMVRTKDHFLSKKIEHFLHAYRFEHDYQIIQSQLYALLRYLDHAAEKTSDYLSELPS
- a CDS encoding thioredoxin family protein; protein product: MKKMAIFLVIIVAIFVLLGVFTNMKKEEKSKGNPYGKDKLHPATVDQLDDPNYQNLILPEELEQDLQDNKDMTVYFYSPTCTHCQKTTPIVAPLAEKLGIDLVQYNLKEFEQGWSDYGIKKTPTIVHYKNGQEQERIVGFNEEVTFEKWFKDHDIN
- a CDS encoding M14 family zinc carboxypeptidase, coding for MRKLMVIGILVLLFFPETTLAQEVYSPEQMEMDLQGIQNKYELDVQIIGQTEKGKNIKAVKLGKGKKTIMLVGSHHGREWLSSKILMSMLEDYAAAYRAGKPVEGYPSRSLDEVSIWFIPMLNPDGVSIQQGDLSNLNILEKAAVWKMNRYSKNWSRWKANAKGIDLNRQYPAGWKEVMSHETKPTYQFYKGEQPLEAAEVKALAEFTREIDPLIAVSYHTSGREIFWHYKNKRENMARDYGIAKKTSELTGYELTFPEKEAVGSGFTDWFITEFSRPGMTIELSYLVDETNPPLTVFPEEWKRNRLVGIMLVKEAMQVHNK
- a CDS encoding phospho-sugar mutase, with product MNWKSLYTTWAEYHNLNGELRVLLEEMQRDEAKLEDAFYKNLEFGTGGMRGEIGVGTNRMNLYTVRKATVGLAHFISSFGEEAKGRGAVIAYDSRHKSPEFALEAAKTLATFGIKAYLFDELRPTPELSFAVRELNAFAGIVITASHNPPEYNGYKVYGPDGAQLPPEGADQVIGYVNAIESELEIQIEEAEVLKGRGLIEMIGEELDAAYNRELLTVPENPQLAEEIDVSIVFTPLHGTANKSVRRALQSLGYQNVHIVREQELPDPDFSTVKSPNPEEPAAFEMAIELGNKVEADLLIATDPDADRLGIAVKNEMGQYVVLTGNQTGALFLDYLLSQKKEKGKIPENGVVLKTIVTSEIGRTIAKSYGLQTVDVLTGFKFIAEKINQYDESGENSFLFGYEESYGYLIKDFARDKDAIQAAVLAVEVCAHYKKQGLTLYEGLLNVFEKYGFYLEGLRSLTLKGIEGAKQIQGILNEFRQNPPARIAGIPVVVEEDYQSSKKRTLLSNGEEQIELPKSNVLKYFLEDGTWVCLRPSGTEPKIKFYFGVQGESMQEAESKLSGVMTDFMSKIEALV
- a CDS encoding disulfide oxidoreductase, with the translated sequence MNNTKRSVENLLFVAWAGSIIAMFGSLYFSEIKQYEPCALCWYQRIIMYPFTIILGIAIIRKDYWISFYTMILSAIGAFISTYHYLIQKVSFFSDHTLACGRVPCTGQYINIFGFITIPFLALTAFIIIFICSYIIWTRSKEVAA
- a CDS encoding bifunctional GNAT family N-acetyltransferase/carbon-nitrogen hydrolase family protein; amino-acid sequence: MPNLDLHKYEKIMEIRNMRLGDIDEIIALQSSCFPGMVPWKRNQLESHLEIFPEGQFVAEYDGKVIGSCSSLIINFDEYDDRHTWDDVTDGGYITNHNPDGYNLYGIEVMVHPKFRRMKIGQRLYDSRKELVAQLNLKSIIIGGRIPNYHKHAEELLPREYVKEVQLHKIYDPVLSFQLLNGFTLMRINPNYLPDDLQSNKYATLMEWNNVDYQPKTKRYYKTSEPVRICVVQYMLRKIDSFEDFANQVEYFTDVASDANADFAVFPELFTTQLMSFLNERSPSLAVRKLSDFTEQYIELFTTLAVRYNINIIGGSHFVKEDDDNIYNIAYLFRRDGTIEKQYKIHITPNERKWWGINAGDRVRVFDTDCGKIAIQICYDIEFPELARIATDMGAKIIFTPFCTEDRQGYLRVRYCAQARAVENQIYTVISGTVGNLPQTENMDIQYAQSGIFAPSDFEFARDGIVGETSPNLEMVLIGDVDLEILRRERQSGTVTQLKDRRHDIYKLHYQKGEK